The genomic region GCGCCGCCCGGCGCCCCGGCGGAAGGCGACGACTACCAGACCATCGGGCAGTTCTACGCCGCGATCGAGGACGGCCTGCGCGACCTGTGCGATCGGCTCGGCGAGCGGGAGTTCTTCTGCGGCGGTCCGGCTCGCCAGGTGACCGCGGCCCACTTCCGGCAGACCGCCGGGCGACTGATCGCGGTCGAAGATCTGGGGTCCGCGCCGTTCGTCATACCGTGATCTGGAGGACCATCGAAACCATCCACATGGTCGCCCAGACGTCCGGACTCCTCCACATCCGCGTCAACGGCGTAGAGATCAGGAATCGTCTTCGCGCCTTGAAACCGGGGCTGTCGCGACACCAGCGCTCCGGAAGCTCGAACAGTACGGGTACTCAGTGCCGTACGCATCGGCGATGAGTACTGAGACTCATGCCCCTGGCTGTCGGTGACGACATCTTGTTGGCATGCCTTTGATCGACACCCATCGGACGGACACTGTCACGACCGTTCGCACCAGGGACCAGGTATATCGTGCCGTCACCAGACTGCTCGCCGTTCTGCTGGTGCCCGTCGCCTACCTGGTGGCTCCTGGGCGTGCCCGCCATGCGGCCTGCCAGTGGGCTCTGTCCATGCGCTTTCCGGCCGAGGACCTGGCCGGGCTGTTGCCTGCGGCCCGGGCGGCCTTCGAGGCGGCACGCAGCCATGCGTTATGGCGGCATGGGGAACTCATCGGACTGACCTCCGGCTACCGCGACGCCGCCACACAAGCGGCGCTGTACGTCAAGGAGGTCCGGCGCAGCGGGTCGGCCGCAGCCGCTCGACGGTGGACACTGCCGCCACACGAGTCGCGTCACGTGGCAGGCACCGCCTTCGACGTGCGACCCACGGAAGGCGCTCGCTGGCTGGAGAGGTACGGCGCGCGGTACGGCTTGTACCGCAGGTACGACAACGAGTGGTGGCACTTCGAGTACTGCCCCGAGGGGCAGCCTGAGCGGCTGCCGCATCCGGGGGCCGCGGCGACCGTCGCTGTTGCCGGAGCCGGGACCGCGCCGACCCGGGGGATCGTTCATGATCGTCACCATGATTGAGAGGCCGCTGTGGTGGCGGGAGGCTCTGGCCGGGCTGGGCGGCTGCCTGTTACTCACAGTGGCGACATCGCCCGGGTACGCTGCCGGGCCACCGCCGTTCATCGCCACGCCCGGTCGGCCGGAGTTCCACGGAGTGGGTTGGGTGGTTGCCCTGATCCCCGTCGTGGCGACCGTGGTGGGCTTGTGCCTGCTGCGCTGGTGGCCGTACCTGCTGTCGGTAGCCGGCCTGCTCGCTGTGCCGTACGTGTGGGGGCAGCTGACGAGCATGTCGTACCCGCTGGTGCTGGTCCTCGCACAGTCCGCCGCGTAC from Micromonospora sp. WMMD812 harbors:
- the vanY-N gene encoding D,D-peptidase/D,D-carboxypeptidase VanY-N, which codes for MPLIDTHRTDTVTTVRTRDQVYRAVTRLLAVLLVPVAYLVAPGRARHAACQWALSMRFPAEDLAGLLPAARAAFEAARSHALWRHGELIGLTSGYRDAATQAALYVKEVRRSGSAAAARRWTLPPHESRHVAGTAFDVRPTEGARWLERYGARYGLYRRYDNEWWHFEYCPEGQPERLPHPGAAATVAVAGAGTAPTRGIVHDRHHD